Proteins found in one Bacillus subtilis subsp. subtilis str. 168 genomic segment:
- the epsN gene encoding putative aminotransferase involved in biofilm matrix formation (Evidence 3: Putative function from multiple computational evidences; PubMedId: 15661000, 20720312, 23378512, 27084765, 27897378; Product type e: enzyme), with the protein MHKKIYLSPPHMSGREQHYISEAFRSNWIAPLGPLVNSFEEQLAERVGVKAAAAVGSGTAAIHLALRLLEVKEGDSVFCQSFTFVATANPILYEKAVPVFIDSEPDTWNMSPTALERALEEAKRNGTLPKAVIAVNLYGQSAKMDEIVSLCDAYGVPVIEDAAESLGTVYKGKQSGTFGRFGIFSFNGNKIITTSGGGMLVSNDEAAIEKARFLASQAREPAVHYQHSEIGHNYRLSNILAGVGIAQLEVLDERVEKRRTIFTRYKNALGHLDGVRFMPEYAAGVSNRWLTTLTLDNGLSPYDIVQRLAEENIEARPLWKPLHTQPLFDPALFYSHEDTGSVCEDLFKRGICLPSGSNMTEDEQGRVIEVLLHLFHTVEVKKWTASIR; encoded by the coding sequence ATGCATAAAAAAATCTACTTATCTCCCCCTCATATGAGCGGCAGGGAGCAGCACTATATTTCAGAAGCCTTTCGCTCAAACTGGATTGCGCCGCTTGGGCCGCTCGTGAATTCATTTGAAGAACAGCTGGCAGAACGAGTCGGTGTAAAAGCAGCAGCTGCGGTCGGCTCAGGAACGGCGGCGATTCATCTCGCGCTGCGTTTGCTTGAGGTAAAAGAAGGTGACAGCGTGTTTTGCCAGTCCTTCACATTTGTAGCAACCGCCAATCCGATTCTATATGAAAAAGCGGTGCCCGTCTTTATTGATTCTGAGCCTGATACGTGGAATATGTCGCCGACAGCCCTTGAAAGAGCATTGGAGGAAGCGAAAAGAAACGGAACACTGCCAAAAGCGGTAATTGCCGTCAATCTATATGGGCAGAGCGCGAAAATGGATGAAATCGTAAGCCTGTGTGATGCATACGGAGTTCCTGTCATTGAGGACGCAGCCGAATCTCTCGGCACAGTCTATAAAGGGAAGCAAAGCGGAACATTCGGGCGCTTCGGCATTTTTTCATTTAACGGGAACAAAATCATCACCACATCAGGGGGAGGGATGCTCGTTTCAAATGATGAAGCCGCAATTGAAAAAGCAAGATTTCTCGCTTCGCAGGCACGAGAGCCGGCTGTTCATTATCAGCACAGTGAAATTGGACATAATTACAGGCTGAGCAATATCTTAGCCGGCGTCGGCATTGCCCAGCTTGAGGTGCTGGATGAGCGAGTGGAGAAAAGAAGGACCATTTTCACGAGATACAAAAATGCGCTCGGTCACTTAGACGGCGTCCGCTTTATGCCAGAGTACGCAGCAGGCGTATCCAATCGCTGGCTCACCACGCTCACACTTGATAACGGGCTCAGCCCATATGACATAGTTCAACGTCTTGCTGAAGAAAACATTGAAGCCCGTCCGCTGTGGAAGCCGCTCCATACCCAGCCGCTGTTCGATCCGGCTTTATTTTATTCTCATGAAGATACAGGAAGCGTATGCGAAGATTTGTTCAAGCGAGGAATCTGTCTCCCATCGGGGTCCAATATGACAGAAGATGAGCAAGGCCGGGTCATTGAAGTGCTACTGCACTTATTCCATACTGTCGAGGTGAAGAAATGGACAGCAAGCATTCGATGA
- the epsI gene encoding putative polysaccharide pyruvyl transferase involved in biofilm matrix formation (Evidence 3: Putative function from multiple computational evidences; PubMedId: 15173185, 15661000, 20720312, 26078454; Product type e: enzyme), with the protein MSLQSLKINFAEWLLLKVKYPSQYWLGAADQPVKAAAHQKKIILTLLPSHDNLGDHAIAYASKAFLEQEYPDFDIVEVDMKDIYKSAKSLIRSRHPEDMVFIIGGGNMGDLYRYEEWTRRFIIKTFHDYRVVQLPATAHFSDTKKGRKELKRAQKIYNAHPGLLLMARDETTYQFMKQHFQEKTILKQPDMVLYLDRSKAPAEREGVYMCLREDQESVLQEEQRNRVKAALCEEFGEIKSFTTTIGRRVSRDTREHELEALWSKLQSAEAVVTDRLHGMIFCALTGTPCVVIRSFDHKVMEGYQWLKDIPFMKLIEHPEPERVTAAVNELLTKETSRAGFPRDVYFKGLRDKISGEAQ; encoded by the coding sequence ATGTCGTTACAATCGTTGAAAATCAATTTTGCAGAATGGCTGCTGCTAAAGGTCAAATACCCGTCCCAATATTGGCTGGGAGCGGCAGATCAACCGGTAAAGGCCGCAGCACATCAGAAAAAAATCATACTGACCCTGCTGCCGTCCCATGACAATTTGGGAGATCACGCAATTGCTTATGCCAGCAAGGCATTTCTTGAGCAAGAATACCCGGACTTTGACATCGTCGAGGTCGATATGAAGGACATTTACAAATCAGCAAAAAGCCTGATCCGCTCGCGCCATCCGGAGGATATGGTCTTTATCATCGGCGGCGGAAACATGGGGGATTTATACCGTTATGAGGAGTGGACGCGCCGCTTCATCATTAAAACATTCCATGACTATCGGGTTGTCCAGCTTCCGGCAACGGCTCATTTTTCTGACACGAAAAAAGGGCGCAAAGAGCTGAAACGGGCACAGAAAATTTATAATGCGCACCCCGGCCTATTGCTGATGGCGCGGGATGAAACAACGTATCAATTTATGAAACAGCATTTTCAAGAAAAAACAATTTTGAAGCAGCCGGACATGGTGCTGTATTTAGACAGAAGCAAGGCTCCCGCAGAACGCGAAGGGGTTTATATGTGTTTGCGCGAGGATCAGGAAAGCGTGCTTCAGGAGGAGCAGAGGAACCGGGTCAAGGCTGCGCTATGTGAGGAATTCGGCGAGATCAAATCCTTTACGACAACGATCGGCCGCCGGGTCAGCCGCGATACACGCGAACATGAACTTGAAGCACTGTGGTCTAAGCTGCAAAGCGCAGAAGCCGTCGTCACTGACAGGCTTCATGGCATGATTTTTTGCGCGCTGACAGGAACGCCGTGTGTTGTCATTCGCTCCTTTGACCATAAGGTGATGGAGGGCTATCAATGGCTTAAAGACATCCCGTTCATGAAGCTGATAGAACATCCGGAGCCAGAGCGCGTAACAGCCGCAGTCAATGAGCTTTTAACAAAAGAAACATCCCGTGCAGGCTTTCCGAGAGATGTGTATTTTAAAGGTCTGCGTGACAAAATCAGCGGTGAAGCGCAATGA
- the yvfG gene encoding hypothetical protein (Evidence 4: Unknown function but conserved in other organisms): MSELFSVPYFIENLKQHIEMNQSEDKIHAMNSYYRSVVSTLVQDQLTKNAVVLKRIQHLDEAYNKVKRGESK, from the coding sequence ATGTCTGAACTTTTTTCCGTCCCTTATTTTATTGAGAATTTAAAACAGCATATTGAAATGAATCAGTCTGAGGATAAAATCCACGCGATGAACAGCTACTACCGTTCCGTCGTCTCAACACTAGTGCAGGACCAGCTGACGAAAAACGCAGTTGTCCTGAAACGGATTCAGCATTTAGATGAAGCATACAACAAAGTCAAACGTGGAGAATCAAAATAA
- the epsJ gene encoding putative glycosyl transferase involved in biofilm matrix formation (Evidence 3: Putative function from multiple computational evidences; PubMedId: 15661000, 20720312, 26078454, 27897378; Product type e: enzyme) gives MIPLVSIIVPMYNVEPFIEECIDSLLRQTLSDIEIILVNDGTPDRSGEIAEDYAKRDARIRVIHQANGGLSSARNTGIKAARGTYIGFVDGDDYVSSAMFQRLTEEAEQNQLDIVGCGFYKQSSDRRTYVPPQLEANRVLTKPEMTEQLKHAHETRFIWYVWRYLYRRELFERANLLFDEDIRFAEDSPFNLSAFREAERVKMLDEGLYIYRENPNSLTEIPYKPAMDEHLQKQYQAKIAFYNHYGLAGACKEDLNVYICRHQLPMLLANACASPNSPKDIKKKIRQILSYDMVRQAVRHTPFQHEKLLRGERLVLALCKWRLTFLIKLFFEQRGTMKGSAKQA, from the coding sequence ATGATCCCGCTCGTCAGCATTATTGTCCCGATGTATAATGTTGAACCATTTATAGAAGAGTGCATTGATTCTTTGCTTCGTCAAACGCTTTCTGATATTGAAATCATCCTCGTGAATGACGGAACACCGGATCGTTCAGGCGAAATTGCAGAGGACTATGCAAAACGGGATGCGAGAATCCGGGTCATTCATCAGGCAAACGGCGGGCTTAGTTCAGCGCGAAATACGGGAATAAAGGCCGCGCGGGGCACTTACATCGGCTTTGTAGACGGAGACGATTATGTATCATCCGCCATGTTCCAGAGGCTGACTGAAGAAGCGGAGCAAAATCAGCTTGACATCGTCGGATGCGGTTTTTACAAGCAGTCATCGGACAGGCGGACATATGTGCCGCCGCAGCTTGAGGCAAACCGCGTGCTGACGAAACCAGAAATGACTGAACAGCTTAAACATGCTCACGAAACGAGATTTATCTGGTATGTATGGCGTTATCTTTACCGTCGTGAGCTTTTTGAAAGGGCGAATCTGCTGTTTGATGAAGACATCCGTTTTGCTGAAGACTCTCCCTTTAATTTGTCCGCTTTTCGCGAAGCGGAGCGGGTGAAAATGCTTGATGAAGGATTGTACATTTATCGTGAAAACCCGAACAGCCTGACAGAAATCCCTTATAAGCCGGCGATGGATGAACATCTTCAAAAACAATATCAGGCTAAAATCGCATTCTACAATCACTACGGCTTAGCAGGCGCATGTAAAGAAGATTTGAATGTGTACATTTGCAGGCACCAGCTTCCGATGCTTTTGGCAAATGCCTGTGCTTCTCCGAATTCGCCGAAAGACATCAAAAAGAAGATCAGACAGATTTTATCCTATGACATGGTGCGGCAGGCTGTCAGACATACACCGTTTCAGCATGAGAAATTATTAAGAGGAGAGCGTTTGGTATTAGCACTGTGTAAATGGCGGCTCACTTTTCTCATCAAGCTGTTTTTCGAGCAGCGGGGGACAATGAAAGGCAGTGCGAAGCAGGCATGA
- the epsL gene encoding putative phosphotransferase involved in extracellular matrix synthesis (Evidence 3: Putative function from multiple computational evidences; PubMedId: 15175311, 15661000, 23378512; Product type e: enzyme) produces the protein MILKRLFDLTAAIFLLCCTSVIILFTIAVVRLKIGSPVFFKQVRPGLHGKPFTLYKFRTMTDERDSKGNLLPDEVRLTKTGRLIRKLSIDELPQLLNVLKGDLSLVGPRPLLMDYLPLYTEKQARRHEVKPGITGWAQINGRNAISWEKKFELDVWYVDNWSFFLDLKILCLTVRKVLVSEGIQQTNHVTAERFTGSGDVSS, from the coding sequence TTGATCCTGAAACGACTTTTTGATCTGACGGCCGCCATTTTTTTGTTGTGCTGTACAAGTGTGATCATTCTGTTCACCATCGCCGTTGTCAGGCTGAAAATAGGATCACCTGTCTTCTTTAAGCAAGTAAGGCCGGGCCTGCACGGCAAACCGTTCACCCTATATAAGTTCCGGACAATGACGGATGAACGGGACAGTAAAGGAAATCTGCTGCCTGATGAAGTCCGGCTGACGAAAACGGGCAGGCTGATCAGAAAGCTGAGCATTGATGAGCTTCCGCAGCTCCTGAATGTCCTGAAGGGCGATCTGAGCCTTGTCGGGCCGCGGCCGCTTTTGATGGACTATCTGCCTCTTTATACAGAAAAACAGGCACGGCGCCATGAGGTGAAGCCGGGTATCACAGGCTGGGCGCAAATCAATGGCAGAAACGCGATTTCCTGGGAAAAGAAATTTGAATTAGATGTTTGGTACGTTGACAACTGGTCATTTTTTCTCGATTTGAAAATTTTATGTTTGACGGTGCGAAAGGTCCTTGTTTCAGAAGGGATTCAGCAAACCAATCATGTGACCGCGGAACGGTTTACCGGAAGCGGAGATGTGTCCTCATGA
- the epsK gene encoding putative extracellular matrix component exporter; putative cyclic di-GMP receptor (Evidence 3: Putative function from multiple computational evidences; PubMedId: 15175311, 15661000, 15849754, 16850406, 26078454, 27897378; Product type t : transporter) — MKFTINFSANLTAFLLSVFLSVWMTPFIVKTLGVEAFGFVHLTQNVINYFSVITVALSSVVVRFFSVAAHRGEREKANAYISNYLAASVLISLLLLLPLAGSAFFIDRVMNVPQALLADVRLSILIGSVLFILTFLMAGFGAAPFYANRLYITSSIQAVQMLIRVLSVLLLFACFAPKIWQIQLAALAGAVIASVLSFYFFKKLIPWFSFRMKDLSFRTSKELFQAGAWSSVNQIGVLLFLQIDLLTANLMLGASASGKYAAIIQFPLLLRSLAGTVASLFAPIMTSYYSKGDMEGLMNYANKAVRLNGLLLALPAALLGGLAGPFLTIWLGPSFSTIAPLLFIHAGYLVVSLAFMPLFYIWTAFNQQKTPAIVTLLLGAVNVVLAVTLSGPAHLGLYGITLAGAISLILKNAIFTPLYVSRITGYKKHVFLKGIIGPLSAAVFAWTVCKAIQFIVKIDSWPSLIATGVTVSFCYAVFAFMLVCTKEERQLVLKRFRKTKGAVNL, encoded by the coding sequence ATGAAATTCACGATAAATTTCAGCGCGAATCTCACGGCTTTTCTCTTGTCTGTTTTCCTATCGGTTTGGATGACGCCTTTTATTGTCAAAACGCTCGGTGTCGAAGCGTTTGGCTTTGTTCACTTGACACAAAATGTGATTAATTACTTTTCGGTTATTACCGTGGCGCTCAGCTCGGTTGTCGTTCGGTTCTTTTCTGTTGCTGCCCACAGGGGAGAGCGGGAGAAAGCAAATGCGTATATCAGCAATTATTTAGCCGCCTCTGTTTTGATTTCCTTGCTGCTCTTGCTGCCGCTTGCGGGTTCGGCTTTTTTTATTGACCGCGTCATGAATGTGCCGCAAGCGCTTTTGGCAGATGTGCGTTTGTCGATTTTAATCGGCAGTGTGCTGTTTATTTTAACGTTTCTGATGGCGGGCTTCGGCGCTGCACCATTTTATGCCAACCGCCTTTATATCACCAGTTCCATTCAGGCGGTGCAAATGCTTATACGGGTGCTGTCTGTGCTGCTCCTGTTTGCATGCTTTGCGCCGAAAATCTGGCAGATCCAGCTTGCAGCTTTAGCTGGTGCTGTTATTGCGTCTGTGCTGTCTTTCTATTTCTTCAAAAAGCTGATTCCGTGGTTTTCGTTTCGTATGAAGGATCTTTCATTCCGTACAAGCAAGGAGCTGTTTCAAGCGGGCGCATGGAGCTCCGTCAATCAAATCGGCGTCCTGCTTTTTTTGCAGATTGATCTGTTAACCGCCAATTTGATGCTGGGGGCGTCTGCATCCGGGAAATACGCGGCGATTATCCAGTTTCCGCTGCTTTTGCGCAGCTTGGCCGGAACGGTCGCATCCCTGTTTGCGCCCATCATGACTTCATATTATTCAAAAGGCGATATGGAAGGATTGATGAATTACGCCAATAAGGCAGTAAGGCTCAATGGTCTTTTGCTTGCACTTCCTGCTGCCTTATTGGGCGGATTGGCGGGACCTTTTCTGACAATCTGGCTCGGACCGTCCTTTTCAACGATAGCACCGCTTTTATTTATTCATGCCGGATACTTGGTTGTCAGCCTCGCCTTTATGCCGCTGTTTTATATATGGACCGCTTTTAATCAACAAAAAACACCGGCGATTGTTACCCTGCTGTTAGGTGCGGTGAATGTGGTGCTGGCGGTCACGCTGAGCGGGCCGGCTCATCTCGGTCTGTACGGCATAACATTGGCAGGGGCCATTTCTCTTATTTTAAAAAATGCCATCTTTACGCCGCTTTACGTATCCCGCATTACAGGCTACAAAAAGCACGTGTTCCTTAAAGGCATAATCGGGCCTCTTTCAGCCGCTGTATTTGCCTGGACGGTCTGTAAGGCAATTCAGTTCATTGTGAAGATTGACAGCTGGCCGTCATTGATAGCGACGGGAGTGACAGTCAGCTTTTGCTACGCTGTTTTCGCTTTTATGCTCGTTTGTACAAAAGAGGAAAGACAGCTGGTATTAAAACGGTTTCGAAAAACGAAAGGAGCTGTGAATCTTTGA
- the epsM gene encoding putative O-acetyltransferase involved in biofilm matrix formation (Evidence 3: Putative function from multiple computational evidences; PubMedId: 15661000, 27897378; Product type e: enzyme): protein MKNVAIVGDGGHGKVIRELINARSDTRLAAVLDDKFKTFEGGKEWYTGPPKAVTELRRLIPDVLFLIAVGNNSVRKQLAERLGLGKDDFITLIHPSAIVSKSAVIGEGTVIMAGAIIQADARIGAHCIINTGAVAEHDNQISDYVHLSPRATLSGAVSVQEGAHVGTGASVIPQIIIGAWSIVGAGSAVIRSIPDRVTAAGAPARIISSIQTSNKG from the coding sequence ATGAAAAATGTGGCCATTGTGGGTGACGGCGGTCACGGAAAGGTGATCAGAGAGCTGATAAACGCCCGCTCAGATACGCGCTTAGCCGCGGTGCTGGATGATAAATTCAAAACGTTCGAAGGCGGAAAAGAATGGTACACAGGACCGCCGAAAGCCGTTACTGAACTGCGCAGGCTCATTCCTGATGTGCTGTTTCTGATTGCTGTTGGGAATAACAGTGTCAGAAAACAGCTGGCGGAGCGACTGGGACTGGGGAAAGATGATTTTATTACATTGATTCACCCGTCAGCCATCGTCAGCAAGTCGGCTGTCATTGGGGAAGGGACAGTGATTATGGCGGGCGCGATCATTCAGGCGGATGCGCGCATCGGCGCCCACTGCATCATCAATACGGGTGCAGTGGCAGAGCACGACAATCAAATCAGCGATTACGTTCATCTGTCCCCGCGTGCCACGCTGTCAGGAGCGGTTTCCGTTCAGGAAGGCGCTCACGTCGGAACCGGTGCATCCGTCATACCGCAGATCATAATCGGGGCTTGGAGCATTGTCGGAGCCGGCTCCGCGGTGATCCGTTCCATACCGGACAGGGTAACGGCGGCCGGTGCTCCGGCACGCATCATTTCTTCCATTCAAACATCAAACAAAGGATGA
- the sigL gene encoding RNA polymerase sigma-54 factor (sigma-L) (Evidence 1a: Function from experimental evidences in the studied strain; PubMedId: 11274109, 12533460, 12634342, 16166551, 16585774; Product type r: regulator), which yields MDMKLQQVQVLKPQLTQELRQAITLLGYHSAELAEYIDELSLENPLIERKETDTPPLSYHKTNKNRMNAQEAGLQLSNPQKTLQDALKQQSLDMNLTNTEKKIFNYLIHSLDSNGYLEEDIEEAARRLSVSAKEAEAVLAKLQSLEPAGIGARSLQECILLQLQRLPNRNEQAEMLVSAHFDAFAQKKWKTLSVETGIPLHTIQDISDDIAALHPRPGLLFARPEQDVYIEPDIFITVKNGHIAAELNTRSFPEIDLHPQYRTLLSSGSCQDTVSYLSAKYQEWRWLSRALRQRKQTITRIINELITRQKDFFLKGRSAMKPLTLREVADCLSLHESTVSRAIKGKTIQTPYGLFEMKLFFSAKAEASGDGDASNYAVKTHLENLINQEDKTKPLSDQKLVDLLYEQHGIQISRRTVAKYRDQMNIPSSAARKRYK from the coding sequence ATGGATATGAAACTTCAGCAAGTACAAGTATTAAAGCCTCAACTGACACAGGAGCTCAGGCAGGCCATCACGCTGCTTGGCTATCATTCGGCAGAACTCGCCGAGTACATTGATGAGCTCTCACTGGAAAACCCTCTTATTGAACGAAAGGAAACAGACACACCGCCACTATCTTACCATAAAACAAACAAAAACAGGATGAATGCACAGGAAGCGGGCCTTCAATTAAGTAATCCGCAAAAAACATTGCAGGATGCGTTAAAACAGCAGTCACTCGATATGAATCTGACAAACACTGAAAAAAAGATTTTTAATTATCTGATTCATTCGCTTGATTCAAACGGGTACTTGGAAGAAGATATAGAGGAGGCAGCACGGCGATTATCTGTATCGGCCAAGGAAGCGGAGGCTGTTTTGGCAAAACTCCAGTCGTTAGAACCGGCTGGAATCGGCGCGAGATCTTTGCAGGAATGCATCCTTCTTCAATTACAGCGGCTGCCGAACAGAAATGAACAAGCGGAAATGCTGGTTTCAGCTCATTTTGATGCTTTTGCGCAAAAAAAATGGAAAACGCTTTCAGTAGAGACGGGAATTCCGCTTCATACCATTCAAGATATCTCAGATGATATCGCGGCTCTTCATCCTAGACCTGGCCTTCTGTTTGCCCGGCCAGAGCAAGATGTGTATATTGAGCCTGACATTTTTATCACCGTAAAAAATGGGCACATCGCAGCGGAACTGAATACCCGCTCGTTTCCCGAGATCGATCTGCATCCGCAGTACAGAACGCTTTTATCATCCGGCTCCTGTCAGGATACTGTCTCCTATTTATCTGCGAAATATCAGGAGTGGCGCTGGCTGAGCCGCGCGCTGCGGCAGCGAAAACAGACAATCACGAGAATTATCAATGAACTGATCACACGCCAAAAGGATTTCTTTCTGAAAGGGCGAAGCGCAATGAAGCCGCTGACTCTCAGAGAGGTGGCAGACTGTCTAAGCCTTCATGAATCAACTGTGAGCCGGGCCATTAAAGGGAAAACAATACAAACGCCTTACGGGCTGTTTGAGATGAAACTCTTTTTCTCAGCAAAAGCCGAGGCTTCAGGTGATGGAGATGCGTCGAATTATGCAGTCAAAACGCATCTGGAAAACCTGATCAATCAAGAGGACAAAACAAAACCGCTTTCAGACCAAAAGCTTGTCGATTTGCTGTATGAACAACACGGCATCCAAATCTCGAGACGCACCGTGGCAAAATATCGCGATCAAATGAATATTCCGTCATCGGCAGCGAGAAAGCGATATAAATAA
- the epsO gene encoding pyruvyl transferase for matrix biofilm formation (Evidence 1c: Function from experimental evidences in the studied genus; PubMedId: 1097084, 115661000, 20720312, 23378512; Product type e: enzyme) encodes MDSKHSMISLKQKLSGLLDVIPKQSEIIYADYPLYGNVGDLFIMKGTEAFFKEHGIRVRKRWNPDNFPIGRKLDPNLIIVCQGGGNFGDLYPYYQGFREKIVQTYPNHKIVILPQSIYFQNKDNLKRTAEIFSKHANLHIMTREKASYATAQAYFTTNHIQLLPDMAHQLFPVIPTQQPSNQKLRFIRTDHEANQALQEHAEAESYDWRTVLSASDRRTIAFLQTLNVLNKKAGNPLPIAYIWEKYSDYIVQKAIRFFSRYESVETSRLHGHILSSLLQKENTVIDNSYGKNANYFHTWMEGVPSTRLIQHASKKENLPAHM; translated from the coding sequence ATGGACAGCAAGCATTCGATGATCAGCCTGAAACAGAAACTGTCCGGGCTGCTCGACGTCATTCCGAAACAATCAGAGATTATATATGCTGACTATCCTCTATATGGGAATGTAGGGGATTTATTTATTATGAAAGGAACAGAAGCCTTCTTTAAAGAACACGGGATTCGGGTCAGAAAACGCTGGAATCCAGACAATTTCCCAATCGGGCGAAAGCTTGATCCGAATCTCATCATCGTCTGCCAGGGAGGCGGAAACTTCGGGGATCTGTATCCGTATTATCAAGGCTTTAGAGAGAAAATCGTCCAAACCTATCCGAACCACAAAATTGTGATCCTGCCGCAATCGATTTATTTTCAAAACAAAGACAACCTCAAGCGGACGGCAGAGATATTTTCTAAGCATGCGAACCTTCACATCATGACAAGGGAAAAAGCCTCCTATGCTACGGCACAGGCCTATTTTACAACAAATCACATTCAGCTTCTGCCTGATATGGCTCATCAGCTGTTTCCCGTCATTCCCACGCAGCAGCCGTCCAATCAAAAGCTGAGATTTATCCGAACAGATCATGAAGCAAACCAGGCGCTTCAGGAACACGCAGAAGCGGAAAGCTACGACTGGCGCACGGTGCTGTCAGCTTCAGACCGCCGGACGATTGCTTTTCTCCAAACGCTGAACGTCTTGAATAAAAAAGCAGGCAACCCTTTGCCCATTGCGTATATATGGGAAAAATACTCGGATTATATCGTCCAAAAAGCGATTCGGTTTTTCAGCCGTTACGAATCGGTGGAAACATCAAGGCTGCACGGCCACATCCTGTCTTCTCTTCTTCAAAAAGAAAACACGGTCATTGATAATTCCTACGGGAAAAACGCCAATTACTTTCATACCTGGATGGAAGGCGTGCCAAGCACCCGTCTCATCCAGCACGCCTCAAAGAAGGAAAACCTTCCTGCTCACATGTGA